A DNA window from Rhinolophus sinicus isolate RSC01 linkage group LG10, ASM3656204v1, whole genome shotgun sequence contains the following coding sequences:
- the INTS1 gene encoding integrator complex subunit 1 isoform X1, producing MNRAKPTTVRRPSAAAKPSGHPPPGDFIALGSKGQANDSKTASTLLKPAPSGLPSERKRDAAAALAGASALTGLTKRPKLSSTPPLSALGRLAEAAVAEKRAISPSIKEPSVVPIEVPPPVLLDEIEAAELEGNDDRIEGVLCGAVKQLKVTRAKPDSTLYLSLMYLAKIKPNIFATEGVIEALCSLLRRDASINFKAKGNSLVSVLACNLLMAAYEEDENWPEIFVKVYIEDSLGERIWVDSPHCKTFVDNIQTAFHTKMPPKSVLLQGEAARSGGDLSAGSSPHPSLTEEDDSQTELLIAEEKLSPEQEGQLMPRYEDLADSVEEYVLDMLRDQLNRRQPIDNVSRNLLRLLTSTCGYKEVRLMAVQRLEMWLQNPKLTRPAQDLLMSVCMNCSTHSAEDMDVVSHLIKIRLKPKVLLNHYMLCVRELLNAHKDNLGTTIKFVIFNELSNARNPNNMQVLYTVLQHSSELAPKFLAMVFQDLLTSKDDYLRASRALLREIIKQTKHEINFQAFCLGLMQERKEPQYLDMEFKERFVVHITDVLAVSMMLGITAQVKEAGIAWDKGEKKNLEVLRSFQNQIAAIQRDAVWWLHTVVPSISKLAPKDYVHCLHKVLFTEQPETYYKWDNWPPESDRNFFLRLCSEVPILEDTLMRILVIGLSRELPLGPADAMELADHLVKRAAAVQADASGGQGPHLLSDSCALVSTERACGPCVSDVEVLKVERVQLLDAVLNLCTYHHPDNIQLPPGYQPPNLAISTLYWKAWPLLLVVAAFNPENIGLAAWEEYPTLKMLMEMVMTNNYSYPPCTLTDEETRTEMINRELQISQREKQEILAFEGHLAAASTKQTITENSSLLLSQLTSLDPQGPPRRPPPHILDQVKSLNQSLRLGHLLCRSRNPDFLLNIIQRQASSQSMPWLADLVQSSEGSLDVLPVQCLCEFLLHDAADDSTGEEEEESESKEQKAKKRQRQQKQQQLLGRLQDLLLGPKADEQTTCEVLDYFLRRLSSSQVASRVLAIKGLSLVLSEGSLRDGEEKEPPVEEDSGDTETLQGYQWLLRDLPRLPLFDSVRATTALALQQAIHMETDPQTVSAYLVYLSQHTPVEEQGQHSDLALDVARLIVERSTIMTHLFSKRSCRAESDAVLAALLSIFSRYVRRMRKSKEGEEVYSWSESQDQVFLRWTSGETATMHILVVHAMVILLTLGPPCAGDSEFQALLDIWFPEKKPLPTAFLVDTSEEALLLPDWLKLRMIRSEVPRLVDAALQDLEPQQLLLFVQSFGIPVSSMSKLLQHLDQAVGHDPQTLEQSIMDKNYMAHLVEVQHERGASGGQTFHSLLTASLPARRDSAEAPRPTSSPEPPPGQDRIRAVTQVRALGPEDDLAGMFLQVFPLSPGPRGQSSSARPVALALQQALGQELAQVRQGSSEVTGISVRLLQAVATLLNSPHGGALVMAMNRSHFLACPLMRQLCQYQHYVPQDTSFSSLFLKVLMQSLQWLDSPSVEGGPLQAQLKLFVTQYSARRRLSDVRSGFLHLAEALAFRGDVEVVSSTVRALVATLRSGEKCGVEPELVSKVLRGLIKVKSPHLEELLTALFSATSAVPTSRPIMVVSSLLLQEEEEPPAPGEQDADGCSLEAVQLGPCSGLLVDWLEMLDPEVIGSCPDLQQRLLFSQSQGKGHSSPQAPSFRPYLLALLTHQSNWSTLHQCIHILLGKNREHRFDPSTSLDFLWACVHVPRVWQGRDQRTPQKRREELVLRVQASELIGLADLVLAEAESRSQDGDAAACSLLQARLPLLLSCCRGDAESIRKVTAHLTGCIQQWGDSVLGQRCRDLLVQLYLQQPELRVSLPEALMHGKGATASSTCKLDVLAHRFITLLADTSHSRASESRVSDANTACRKLAVAHPTLLLRHLPMIAALLHGRTHLNFQEFRQQSHLTFFLHVLGVLELLQPHVFQSEHQGALWDCLLSFIRLLLNYRKSSRHLAPFINKFVQFTHRYITCNAPAAVAFLQKHSDALHDLSFDSSDLVMLKSLLAGLSLPSRDGRADRGLDEEGEDESSAGSLPLLSVSLFTPLTTAEMAPYMKRLSRGQTVEDLLEVLSDVDEMSRRRPEILGFFSTNLQRLMLSSEESCRSLAFSLALRSMQHNPSIAADFLPTFMYCLGSRDFEVVQTALRNLPEYTLLCQEHAAVLLHRAFLVGMYGQMDTSTQISEALRVLHMEAVM from the exons ATGAACCGAGCCAAGCCCACCACCGTGCGCAGGCCCAGCGCTGCGGCCAAGCCGTCAG GGCACCCTCCACCAGGAGACTTCATAGCTCTGGGCTCAAAGGGTCAGGCCAATGACTCGAAAACGGCGTCGACCCTGCTGAAGCCCGCCCCTTCCGGCCTGCCTTCCGAGCGCAAGCGGGACGCTGCGGCCGCTCTGGCCGGTGCCTCGGCTCTGACTGGCCTCACCAAACGCCCCAAACTCTCCTCTACACCCCCTCTGAGTGCCCTGGGGCGCCTGGCTGAGGCTGCAGTGGCAGAAAAACGCGCTATCTCTCCCTCGATTAAAGAACCATCTGTGGTCCCAATTGAAG TTCCACCCCCAGTGCTGCTGGACGAGATTGAGGCTGCCGAGTTGGAGGGCAATGATGACAGGATCGAGGGGGTGCTGTGTGGGGCCGTGAAGCAGCTGAAAGTCACCCGGGCCAAGCCAGACAGCACCCTGTACCTGAGCCTCATGTACCTGGCCAAAATCAAGCCCAACATCTTTGCCACGGAAGGTGTCATCGAG GCTCTGTGCAGCCTCCTGCGGCGGGACGCCTCCATCAACTTCAAGGCCAAGGGGAACAGCCTGGTGTCCGTGCTGGCCTGTAACCTCCTCATGGCCGCGTACGAGGAGGACGAGAACTGGCCCGAGATCTTCGTCAAG GTGTACATAGAGGACTCCTTGGGGGAGAGGATCTGGGTGGACAGCCCGCACTGCAAGACGTTCGTGGACAACATCCAGACGGCGTTTCACACCAAAATGCCCCCCAAGAGCGTGCTCCTGCAGGGGGAGGCGGCGCGCAGCGGAGGGGACCTCAGTGCTG GGAGCAGCCCTCACCCTTCCCTCACTGAGGAGGACGACAGCCAGACAGAGCTCCTGATTGCTGAGGAGAAGCTGAGCCCCGAGCAGGAGGGCCAGCTCATGCCCAG GTATGAAGACCTCGCAGACAGCGTGGAGGAGTATGTGCTGGACATGCTCCGGGACCAGCTCAACCGGCGCCAGCCCATCGACAACGTGTCGCGGAACCTGCTGCGGCTGCTCACATCCACCTGCGGGTACAAGGAAGTGCGGCTGATGGCTGTGCAGAGGCTGGAGATGTGGCTACAGAACCCCAAG CTGACGCGGCCAGCCCAGGACCTGCTCATGTCCGTGTGCATGAACTGCAGCACGCACAGCGCCGAGGACATGGACGTCGTCTCCCACCTGATCAAGATCCGCCTCAAGCCCAAGGTGCTGCTCAACCACTACATGCTGTGTGTCAG GGAGCTGCTGAATGCCCACAAGGACAACCTGGGCACCACCATCAAGTTCGTCATCTTCAACGAGCTGTCCAACGCCCGGAACCCGAACAACATGCAGGTCCTGTACACCGTCCTGCAGCACAGCTCGGAGCTGGCGCCCAAG TTCCTGGCCATGGTGTTCCAGGACCTGCTCACCAGCAAGGACGACTACCTGCGGGCCTCGCGAGCCCTGCTCCGTGAAATCATCAAACAGACGAAGCACGAGATCAACTTCCAGGCCTTCTGCCTCGGCCTCATGCAGGAGCGCAAGGAGCCCCAGTACCTGGACATGGAGTTCAAG GAGCGGTTCGTGGTCCACATCACTGACGTGCTGGCCGTGTCCATGATGCTGGGCATCACGGCCCAGGTGAAGGAGGCTGGCATCGCCTGggacaaaggagagaagaaga ACCTTGAGGTGCTGCGGTCCTTCCAGAACCAGATCGCCGCGATCCAGCGGGACGCAGTCTGGTGGCTGCACACGGTCGTGCCCTCCATCAGCAAACTCGCCCCCAAGGACTACGTGCACTG CCTCCACAAGGTGCTGTTCACAGAGCAGCCGGAGACCTACTACAAGTGGGACAACTGGCCACCTGAAAGTGACCGCAA CTTCTTCCTCCGCCTGTGCTCCGAGGTGCCCATCCTGGAGGATACACTGATGCGCATCCTGGTCATCGGGCTGTCCCGGGAGCTCCCGCTGGGCCCCGCGGACGCCATGGAGCTTGCTGACCACCTGGTGAAGCGAGCTGCGGCCGTGCAGGCGGACG cttctGGAGGGCAAGGCCCCCATCTCCTCTCTGACTCCTGTGCCCTGGTGTCCACTGAACGGGCTTGTGGACCTTGCGTTTCAGATGTGGAAGTGCTGAAGGTGGAGAGGGTGCAGCTGCTCGATGCTGTTCTGAACCTGTGCACCTATCACCACCCGGACAACATCCAGCTTCCTCCAGG GTATCAGCCTCCGAACCTCGCCATCTCCACCCTCTACTGGAAGGCGTGGCCCCTCCTGCTGGTCGTTGCTGCATTCAACCCAGAGAATATCG GCCTGGCCGCCTGGGAGGAGTACCCCACGCTGAAGATGCTCATGGAAATGGTGATGACCAA TAATTACTCCTACCCCCCATGTACCCTGACGGACGAGGAGACCCGCACAGAGATGATTAATCGGGAGCTGCAGATCTCTCAGCGGGAGAAGCAGGAAATCCTGGCGTTCGAGGGGCATCTGGCAGCTGCTTCCACCAAGCAGACCATCACCGAGAACAGCAGCCTCCTTCTGTCTCAGCTCACCAGCCTGGACCCCCA AGGGCCCCCCCGGAGGCCTCCCCCTCACATCCTGGACCAAGTGAAAAGCCTCAACCAGTCCCTCCGCCTCGGGCACCTGCTGTGTCGGAGCCGAAATCCCGATTTCCTCCTTAACATCATCCAGAGGCAG GCCTCGTCGCAGTCCATGCCCTGGCTGGCCGACCTGGTGCAGTCCAGCGAGGGCTCCCTGGACGTGCTGCCCGTGCAGTGCCTGTGCGAGTTCCTGCTGCACGACGCTGCCGACGACTCCAccggagaggaggaggaagagagcgAGAGCAAGGAGCAGAAGGCCAAGAAGCGGCAG aggcagcagaagcagcagcaactCCTGGGCCGCCTGCAGGACCTGCTGCTGGGCCCCAAGGCTGACGAGCAAACCACGTGCGAGGTGCTGGACTACTTCCTGCGGCGCCTCAGCTCCTCCCAGGTGGCCTCCCGGGTGCTGGCCATCAAG GGCCTGTCCCTGGTGCTGTCGGAGGGCAGCCTGCGGGACGGggaggaaaaggagcccccagTGGAGGAGGACTCTGGGGACACAGAGACGCTGCAGGGCTACCAGTGGCTGCTGCGCGACCTGCCCAGGCTGCCGCTGTTTGACAGTGTGAGGGCCACCACCGCCCTGGCGCTGCAGCAG gccatcCACATGGAGACTGACCCACAGACCGTCAGCGCCTACCTGGTGTACCTGTCCCAGCACACGCCCGTGGAGGAGCAGGGCCAGCACAGCGACCTGGCGctg GATGTGGCCCGGCTCATCGTGGAGCGCTCCACCATCATGACCCACCTCTTCTCCAAGCGCTCCTGCCGCGCAGAGTCAGACGCTGTGCTGGCGGCCCTGCTCTCCATCTTCTCCCGTTACGTCCGGCGCATGCGCAAGAgcaaggaaggggaggaggtgtACAGCTGG TCGGAGTCGCAGGACCAGGTCTTCCTTCGCTGGACCAGTGGGGAGACGGCCACCATGCACATCCTGGTGGTCCACGCCATGGTCATCCTTCTGACGCTCGGGCCGCCCTGCG CTGGTGACAGTGAGTTCCAGGCTCTGCTGGACATCTGGTTCCCAGAGAAGAAGCCCCTGCCTACGGCCTTCTTGGTGGACACATCGGAGGAGGCACTGCTGCTGCCCGACTGGCTGAAACTACGCATGATCCGCTCGGAGGTCCCTCGGCTGGTGGACGCTG CCTTGCAGGACCTGGAGCCCCAGCAGCTGCTGCTGTTCGTGCAGTCCTTCGGCATCCCCGTGTCCAGCATGAGCAAACTGCTGCAGCACCTGGACCAGGCGGTGGGCCACGACCCCCAGACGCTGGAGCAGAGCATCATGGACAAGA ATTACATGGCTCACCTGGTGGAGGTTCAGCACGAGCGGGGAGCTTCTGGAGGCCAGACTTTCCACTCCCTTCTCACAGCCTCCCTGCCCGCCCGGCGAG ACAGTGCAGAGGCACCGAGACCCACAAGCAGCCCGGAGCCGCCTCCGGGCCAGGACCGGATCCGGGCTGTGACTCAGGTGCGGGCACTCGGCCCTGAGGACGACTTGGCTGGCATGTTTCTGCAG GTGTTCCCGCTGAGCCCGGGCCCGCGGGGGCAGAGCTCCAGCGCCCGCCCCGTTGCCCTGGCACTGCAGCAGGCCCTGGGCCAGGAGCTGGCACAGGTCCGTCAGGGCAGTTCCGAGGTGACGGGCATCTCAGTGCGCCTCCTACAGGCTGTCGCCACCCTGCTGAACTCCCCACACGGTGGGGCCCTGGTGATGGCCATGAACCGCAGCCACTTCCTCGCCTGCCCCCTGATGCGCCAGCTCTGCCAGTACCAG CACTACGTCCCTCAGGACACTAGCTTCTCGTCGCTCTTTCTCAAAGTGCTCATGCAGAGCCTGCAGTGGCTGGACAGCCCTAGCGTGGAGGGCGGGCCCCTGCAGGCCCAGCTCAAGCTGTTTGTGACCCAGTACTCGGCACGGCGCAGGCTCAGTGACG TGCGGAGTGGGTTCCTGCATCTGGCGGAGGCCCTGGCATTCCGTGGGGACGTGGAGGTGGTCAGCTCCACTGTCCGGGCCCTCGTCGCCACCCTGAGATCCGGGGAGAAGTGTGGCGTGGAGCCCGAGCTTGTCAGCAAAG TTCTGCGGGGCCTCATCAAGGTGAAGTCGCCTCACCTGGAGGAGCTGCTGACCGCGCTCTTCTCTGCCACCTCTGCCGTGCCCACCTCCAGGCCCATCATGGTGGTGAGCTCCCTGCtgctgcaggaggaggaggagcccccCGCCCCAGGGGAGCAGGACGCTGACGGCTGCAG cctGGAGGCCGTGCAGCTGGGACCGTGCTCAGGGCTCCTGGTGGACTGGCTGGAGATGCTGGATCCCGAGGTGATAGGCAGCTGCCCTGACCTGCAGCAAAGGCTGCTGTTCTCCCAGAGCCAG GGTAAAGGTCACTCCAGCCCCCAGGCGCCATCTTTCCGACCCTACCTTCTGGCCCTCCTCACGCACCAGTCCAACTGGTCCACGCTGCACCAGTGTATCCACATCCTACTGGGCAAGAACCGGGAGCACAG GTTTGACCCTTCGACCTCTTTGGACTTCCTCTGGGCCTGTGTCCATGTGCCTCGGGTCTGGCAGGGCAGAGACCAGCGCACGCCGCAG AAGCGGCGAGAGGAGCTCGTGCTGCGGGTCCAGGCCTCTGAGCTCATTGGCCTGGCGGACCTGGTCCTGGCGGAGGCGGAGAGCAGGAGCCAGGACGGGGACGCCGCAGCCTGTAGCCTCCTCCAGGCCCGGCTGCCGCTGCTGCTCAGCTGCTGCCGTGGAGATGCTGAGAGCATCAGGAAGGTGACGGCACATCTGACAGGCTGCATCCAACAGTGGGGCGACAG CGTGCTGGGCCAGCGCTGCCGAGACCTGCTCGTGCAGCTGTACTTGCAGCAGCCGGAGCTCCGGGTGTCGTTGCCTGAGGCCCTGATGCACGGCAAGGGCGCCACTGCCAGCAGCACCTGCAAG CTGGACGTGCTGGCGCATCGCTTCATCACCCTCCTCGCGGACACCAGCCACTCCCGGGCGTCCGAGAGCCGCGTGTCCGATGCCAACACGGCTTGCCGGAAGCTGGCAGTGGCCCACCCCACACTGCTGCTCAG GCATTTGCCCATGATCGCCGCCCTCCTGCACGGCCGCACCCACCTCAACTTCCAGGAGTTCCGGCAGCAAAGCCACCTGACTTTCTTCCTGCACGTGCTGGGGGtgctggagctgctgcagccGCATGTGTTCCAGAGCGAGCACCAGGGGGCGCTGTGGGACTGCCTGCTTTCCTTCATCCGCTTGCTTCTG AACTACAGGAAGTCCTCGCGCCACCTGGCCCCCTTCATCAACAAGTTCGTGCAGTTCACCCACAGGTACATCACCTGCAACGCCCCCGCGGCCGTCGCCTTCCTGCAGAAGCACTCGGACGCGCTCCA CGACCTGTCCTTCGACAGCAGCGACCTAGTGATGCTCAAGTCCCTCCTCGCAGGGCTGAGCCTGCCCAGCAGGGACGGCAGAGCCGACCGAGGCCTGGACGAGGAGGGCGAGG ACGAGAGCTCAGCTGGCTCCCTGCCCCTGCTCAGCGTCTCCCTCTTCACTCCTCTGACCACAGCTGAAATGGCCCCCTACATGAAGAGGCTTTCCCGGGGCCAGACTGTCGAGG ATCTGCTGGAGGTTCTGAGTGACGTAGACGAGATGTCCCGACGGAGACCTGAGATCCTGGGCTTCTTCTCG ACCAACCTGCAGCGGCTGATGCTCTCATCGGAGGAGTCCTGCCGCAGCCTGGCTTTCAGCCTGGCCCTGCGCTCCATGCAGCACAACCCCAG CATCGCGGCCGACTTCTTGCCCACGTTCATGTACTGCCTGGGCAGCCGGGACTTTGAGGTGGTGCAGACGGCCCTCAGGAACCTGCCAGAGTACACCCTCCTCTGCCAGG AGCACGCGGCCGTGCTGCTACACCGGGCCTTCTTGGTGGGCATGTACGGCCAGATGGACACCAGCACCCAGATCTCCGAGGCCCTGAGAGTGCTGCACATGGAGGCGGTGATGTGA